The proteins below are encoded in one region of Triticum aestivum cultivar Chinese Spring chromosome 1B, IWGSC CS RefSeq v2.1, whole genome shotgun sequence:
- the LOC123082571 gene encoding probable leucine-rich repeat receptor-like protein kinase At1g35710 has product MASLLLVLLQLLVHRAAADERQLLMQIKHTWGDPPVLAAWSNGSGSVDHCSWPYVTCDVPSGRVTSLSLANTKVTGPFPDAIGGLSGLTSLNLFNNSLTGAFPTSVYRCASLRHLDLSYNYLHGELPAGIGRALGENLTSLILNGNCFRGTIPTSLSRLRNLRSLELDNNYLAGTIPPELGDLTGLQTLTLGYNSFDVGELPASFKNLTKLKILRARSSNLTGDFPSYVTEMPELEVLGLSINALTGSIPPGLWNLTKLRLLTIYANNLTGEVVVGDGAFGALNLVTIDLSANHKLSGPIPEAFAHLPKLETLNLFYNNFSGQIPEGLCENSKLEYLNVGQNLLSGSIPASLTGCTTLKRLILSNNKLSGNVPFFLLDNYTTQFFRCIKSVYMRNKPILL; this is encoded by the coding sequence ATGGCGTCCCTCCTCCTCGTGCTGCTGCAGCTGCTCGTGCACCGCGCGGCTGCCGACGAGCGGCAGCTTCTCATGCAGATCAAGCACACGTGGGGCGACCCGCCCGTGCTCGCGGCCTGGAGCAACGGCTCGGGATCGGTCGACCACTGCTCCTGGCCTTACGTGACCTGCGACGTGCCGTCCGGGCGCGTCACCAGCCTCTCCCTCGCCAACACCAAAGTCACCGGCCCGTTCCCAGACGCCATCGGCGGCCTCTCCGGCCTCACCAGCCTCAACCTCTTCAACAACAGCCTCACCGGCGCCTTCCCGACCAGCGTGTACCGCTGCGCTTCGCTACGGCACCTCGACCTGTCCTATAACTACCTCcacggcgagctcccggccggcatTGGCCGTGCCCTCGGAGAGAACCTCACCTCTCTAATTCTGAACGGCAACTGCTTCAGAGGTACCATCCCCACCTCCTTGTCCCGGCTACGGAACTTGCGGTCGCTCGAGCTGGACAACAACTACCTCGCCGGCACCATCCCGCCAGAGCTCGGGGACCTGACGGGCCTCCAGACGCTGACGCTCGGGTACAACTCGTTCGACGTGGGGGAGCTGCCGGCGTCGTTTAAGAACCTGACCAAGCTGAAAATCTTGCGGGCGAGGAGTTCCAACCTCACCGGCGACTTCCCGAGCTATGTGACGGAGATGCCGGAGTTGGAGGTGCTCGGTCTCTCCATCAACGCCTTGACAGGAAGTATACCTCCGGGCCTCTGGAACCTCACCAAGTTACGACTTCTGACTATATATGCAAACAACCTCACCGGCGAGGTCGTCGTCGGCGATGGTGCTTTCGGCGCGTTGAATTTGGTGACCATCGACCTTTCCGCGAATCACAAGCTAAGTGGGCCGATTCCGGAAGCCTTTGCTCACTTGCCAAAGCTGGAAACGTTGAACTTGTTCTACAACAACTTCTCTGGTCAGATACCTGAGGGTTTGTGCGAGAACAGCAAGTTGGAGTATCTCAATGTCGGACAAAACCTCTTGAGCGGCTCCATCCCAGCAAGCCTCACTGGTTGCACCACACTCAAGCGATTGATACTTAGCAACAACAAGCTTTCTGGCAATGTGCCTTTTTTTCTTTTAGATAACTATACTACACAATTCTTTAGGTGTATCAAAAGTGTATATATGAGAAACAAACCTATACTTTTATAG